The Argentina anserina chromosome 3, drPotAnse1.1, whole genome shotgun sequence genome includes a region encoding these proteins:
- the LOC126787961 gene encoding putative ALA-interacting subunit 2 isoform X3, giving the protein MEVDGGRVVEVSTGDLSVPRHTRKHKAFYQFTQQNLPACKPVLTPAWVITTFLLMGVIFIPLGLITLHASDNVVEIVDRYDSECVPEAFRSNKVAYIKDDSIPKNCSRYLKVDKHMKAPINIYYQLDNYYQNHRRYVKSKNDQQLLHGLGYNNTSSCEPEEFNNGRPIVPCGLIAWSLFNDTYTLIRGRSELKVNRKNIAWKSDRDHKFGKSVYPFNFQNGTLKGGGNLDPKIPAG; this is encoded by the exons ATGGAAGTGGATGGAGGAAGAGTGGTAGAAGTGTCTACGGGCGATCTATCTGTTCCACGACATACCAGAAAACATAAAG CTTTCTATCAGTTTACTCAGCAGAACCTCCCTGCTTGTAAACCTGTTCTCACACCAGCATGG GTGATTACTACATTTTTGTTGATGGGTGTCATATTCATACCTCTTGGGCTTATTACTCTTCATGCCTCTGATAAT GTTGTTGAAATTGTGGACCGGTATGATAGTGAATGTGTGCCAGAAGCATTCAGAAGCAATAAGGTTGCATACATCAAAGATGATTCAATTCCCAAAAACTGTTCTCGATACTTGAAG GTCGACAAACATATGAAAGCTCCAATAAATATCTACTATCAACTTGATAACTACTATCAGAACCACAGACG GTATGTCAAAAGTAAAAATGATCAACAGCTTTTGCATGGATTGGGATACAATAACACGAGCTCCTGTGAACCTGAGGAATTCAATAATGGTCGTCCAATTGTTCCTTGTGGTTTGATAGCATGGAGTTTGTTCAATGATACATATACTCTTATCCGTGGAAGATCAGAGCTAAAGGTCAACAGGAAGAACATAGCATGGAAGAGTGACCGTGATCACAAGTTTGGCAAGAGTGTATATCCCTTCAATTTTCAGAATGGGACCCTGAAGGGTGGTGGAAATCTAGACCCAAAAATCCCT GCTGGTTAG
- the LOC126787961 gene encoding putative ALA-interacting subunit 2 isoform X1, translating to MEVDGGRVVEVSTGDLSVPRHTRKHKAFYQFTQQNLPACKPVLTPAWVITTFLLMGVIFIPLGLITLHASDNVVEIVDRYDSECVPEAFRSNKVAYIKDDSIPKNCSRYLKVDKHMKAPINIYYQLDNYYQNHRRYVKSKNDQQLLHGLGYNNTSSCEPEEFNNGRPIVPCGLIAWSLFNDTYTLIRGRSELKVNRKNIAWKSDRDHKFGKSVYPFNFQNGTLKGGGNLDPKIPFWWEKEAHSYNNRLVRRKEQFPRAFLHICWFSFHIHLYCLLAAPHEKSQDSIIAPNLLPSQLCRAVGCQTHAGNNLFVHIGSSK from the exons ATGGAAGTGGATGGAGGAAGAGTGGTAGAAGTGTCTACGGGCGATCTATCTGTTCCACGACATACCAGAAAACATAAAG CTTTCTATCAGTTTACTCAGCAGAACCTCCCTGCTTGTAAACCTGTTCTCACACCAGCATGG GTGATTACTACATTTTTGTTGATGGGTGTCATATTCATACCTCTTGGGCTTATTACTCTTCATGCCTCTGATAAT GTTGTTGAAATTGTGGACCGGTATGATAGTGAATGTGTGCCAGAAGCATTCAGAAGCAATAAGGTTGCATACATCAAAGATGATTCAATTCCCAAAAACTGTTCTCGATACTTGAAG GTCGACAAACATATGAAAGCTCCAATAAATATCTACTATCAACTTGATAACTACTATCAGAACCACAGACG GTATGTCAAAAGTAAAAATGATCAACAGCTTTTGCATGGATTGGGATACAATAACACGAGCTCCTGTGAACCTGAGGAATTCAATAATGGTCGTCCAATTGTTCCTTGTGGTTTGATAGCATGGAGTTTGTTCAATGATACATATACTCTTATCCGTGGAAGATCAGAGCTAAAGGTCAACAGGAAGAACATAGCATGGAAGAGTGACCGTGATCACAAGTTTGGCAAGAGTGTATATCCCTTCAATTTTCAGAATGGGACCCTGAAGGGTGGTGGAAATCTAGACCCAAAAATCCCT TTTTGGTGGGAAAAAGAAGCTCATTCTTACAACAACAGGCTGGTTAGGAGGAAAGAACAATTTCCTCGGGCTTTCTTGCACATCTGTTGGTTCAGCTTCCATATTCATCTCTATTGTCTTCTTGCTGCTCCACATGAAAAATCCCAG GATTCTATAATCGCTCCAAATCTGTTACCTTCTCAACTTTGCCGTGCTGTTGGCTGTCAGACCCATGCG GGGAACAACTTATTTGTACATATTGGAAGTTCAAAATAA
- the LOC126787961 gene encoding putative ALA-interacting subunit 2 isoform X2, translating to MEVDGGRVVEVSTGDLSVPRHTRKHKAFYQFTQQNLPACKPVLTPAWVITTFLLMGVIFIPLGLITLHASDNVVEIVDRYDSECVPEAFRSNKVAYIKDDSIPKNCSRYLKVDKHMKAPINIYYQLDNYYQNHRRYVKSKNDQQLLHGLGYNNTSSCEPEEFNNGRPIVPCGLIAWSLFNDTYTLIRGRSELKVNRKNIAWKSDRDHKFGKSVYPFNFQNGTLKGGGNLDPKIPLSNQEDLIVWMRTAALPSFLLVGKRSSFLQQQAG from the exons ATGGAAGTGGATGGAGGAAGAGTGGTAGAAGTGTCTACGGGCGATCTATCTGTTCCACGACATACCAGAAAACATAAAG CTTTCTATCAGTTTACTCAGCAGAACCTCCCTGCTTGTAAACCTGTTCTCACACCAGCATGG GTGATTACTACATTTTTGTTGATGGGTGTCATATTCATACCTCTTGGGCTTATTACTCTTCATGCCTCTGATAAT GTTGTTGAAATTGTGGACCGGTATGATAGTGAATGTGTGCCAGAAGCATTCAGAAGCAATAAGGTTGCATACATCAAAGATGATTCAATTCCCAAAAACTGTTCTCGATACTTGAAG GTCGACAAACATATGAAAGCTCCAATAAATATCTACTATCAACTTGATAACTACTATCAGAACCACAGACG GTATGTCAAAAGTAAAAATGATCAACAGCTTTTGCATGGATTGGGATACAATAACACGAGCTCCTGTGAACCTGAGGAATTCAATAATGGTCGTCCAATTGTTCCTTGTGGTTTGATAGCATGGAGTTTGTTCAATGATACATATACTCTTATCCGTGGAAGATCAGAGCTAAAGGTCAACAGGAAGAACATAGCATGGAAGAGTGACCGTGATCACAAGTTTGGCAAGAGTGTATATCCCTTCAATTTTCAGAATGGGACCCTGAAGGGTGGTGGAAATCTAGACCCAAAAATCCCT ctgAGCAATCAAGAAGATCTTATTGTATGGATGCGGACAGCTGCACTCCCCAGTTTCC TTTTGGTGGGAAAAAGAAGCTCATTCTTACAACAACAGGCTGGTTAG